The nucleotide window GCGCCGGTCATGACGGCGATGTCGCGGATCATGTCCTTGCGGCGGTCGCCGAAGCCCGGGGCCTTGACGGCGCAGACCTTGAGCGCGCCGCGCATGGCGTTGATGGTCAGGCCCGCCAGGGCGTCGTTCTCAACGGTCTCGGCGATGATCAGCAGGGGGCGTCCGGCCTTGGCAACGGCCTCCAGGATGGGCACCAGCGGCTTGATGCTGGAAATCTTGTTCTCGGCCAGCAGGATGAACGGGTCTTCGAAGACCGCAGCCTGCTTGTCCTGGTCGTTGATGAAGTAGGGGGAGAGGTAGCCCTGGTCCCACTGCATGCCTTCGACCACGTCGAGCACGGTGTCCAGGCCCTGGGATTCCTCCACGGTGATGACGCCGTTGTCGCCGACCTTGTCCACGGCCTCGGCCAGGATGGCGCCGATGGTGGCGTCGTTGTTGGCGGAAATGGCGCCGATCTGGGCGATCTCGGAGGTCTTCTTGATGGGCTTGGCCATGGCGTCCAGTTCCTCGACCACGGCTTCCACGGCCTTGTCGATGCCGCGCTTGATGGACATGGGGTTGCGGCCTGCGGCCAGCAGCTTCACGCCTTCGTTGAAGATGGCCTGGGCCAGGATGGTGGCGGTGGTGGTGCCGTCACCGGCGATGTCGTTGGTCTTGGAAGCGACTTCCTTGACCATCTGTGCGCCCATGTTCTCGAGCTTGTCTTCCAGGTCGATCTTCTCGGCGACGGTGACGCCGTCCTTGGTCACCTGGGGAGCGCCCCAGGTCTTTTCCAGCATGACGTTGCGGCCCTTGGGGCCGAGGGTGACTTTCACGGCGTCGGCCAGGATGTTCACGCCGCGCTGCATGCCCTCGCGGGCGACTGCCTTGTAATCGATATTCTTAGCCATTGTATAAGAGTCCTTTAGAGATGAGGTTGGAAAGGTTAGGCGAAAACACCAAGGATGTCGTCTTCACGCATGATGATCAGCTCGTCGCCGTCCATGCTGAATTCGCTTCCCGCGTACTTGGCGAACAGGACGATGTCGCCGTCCTTGACGGTCTTGCACTCGGGACCGGCGGCCATGACGACGCCGTTCTGCGGTTTTTCCTTGGCGGAGTCCGGGATGTAGATGCCCCCGGCGGTCTTTTCCTCTTCCTCTTTTCTCTGGACGATGACTCGGTCATGCAGCGGTTTCAAACCCATGAAAAATCTCCTTATGATAACTTCACCGCCCGGTGGCGGCGTGTGGTGTTGACTGCGGCAAGAGATAAACACGGCAAACTCCTTGTCAACAGGCGAGCCAACAATTTTTCATTCCCGTTTCAGGAGCGTAGTTGAAATAGTTAACAAAGCGCGGTAACACCATGTAATGGGAAAAAATAATATTTTGGAGCCCCGGGGGGGATATCCGTGGTTGAATCCGGCATGAAACGACTGGTGGTGGTCTCCAACAGGCTGCCTGCGGCATTGAAGCATGAAGACGGGCGGTGGACGGTCAAACAGGGGGCGGGCGGCCTGGTCACGGCCATGGCCCCCGTGCTCAGGAACCGCGGCGGCGTCTGGATCGGCTGGTCCGGCGCGGCCGAACCGGACGTGGACGTGGAAGGGCTGCTGTCCGACTTCTCCGCCGAGGCCGGGTACGAGCTGTGCACCGTGCCGCTGACCCGGCAGGAGGTGGACGACTATTACTACGGCTTCTCCAACGAGATCATCTGGCCCCTGTTTCACGACCTCCAGTCCCGGTGCCGGTTCCATCCCAGGTACTGGCGCGCCTACCTGGACGTGAATTTCAAGTTCGCCGAGGTGGTCGCCCGCAGGACGACCTCGGACGACTACCTCTGGATCCAGGACTACCACCTGATGCACCAGGCGTTCTTCCTGAAATCCATGGGCGTGAAGCGCAACACGGGCTTCTTCCTGCATATCCCCTTCCCCACGCCGGACATCTTCATGAAGCTGCCCTGGCGGTGGAAGGTCATCCAGGCCCTGACCGAGTATGACCTGCTCGGATTCCAGACCATGCAGGACCGGCGCAATTTCGTGCGCTGCCTGCGCCGCCTCATGCCCGAGACCCGGGTCGAGGGCCGCGGGGCCGCGGTCACCGTCAGGCTCGGCAACCGATCGTTCAGGCTGGGCGCGTTCCCCATTTCCATCGACTACAACCAGTTTTCGGAATTGGCCGGGCGCGAGGACGTGGCCCGCAAGGCGTTCGAGCTGAAGGAGGCGCTCAGGCACCGCAAGATCATCCTCGGCGTGGACCGGCTGGACTACACCAAGGGCATCCCGGAGCGCATCCGGTCCATCCAGACCCTGCTCAAGCGGTATCCGGACCTCAAGGGCAGGGTGAACTTCGTCCAGATCGCGGTCCCCAGCCGTGAGGAAGTGGGCGAGTACAAGGACCTGCGCCAGGAGATCGAACAGCTTGTCGGCCGGGTCAACGGGGAGTTCTCGATTCCCGGCTGGGTGCCGGTGCACTACCATTACCGCAACCTGCCCGTCGACGAGCTGGTGGCCTATTACGCCGCCGCCGACATCGCCCTGGTCACGCCGCTGAGGGACGGCATGAACCTGGTGGCCAAGGAATACTGCGCCTGCAACAACTCCGAAGACGGCGTCCTGGTCCTGAGCGAGTTCGCCGGGGCCGCGGCCCAGCTCCAGAGAAACGCCTACCTGGTCAACCCCTACGACATGGACGGCATTGCCAAGGCCCTGCACCGCGCCCTCCATTGGGACCGTGACGAGCGGCACAGTTCAATGTCCAAGCTGCGCGATCAGGTGCGCAGGAACAACATCTTCTGGTGGGTCGATTCCTTTCTCCAGGCGGGCATCGCCAAAACGCTGGGCGACTTCCCGGAAGTCGAGACGGTGCGCTTCGAGCGGGCATAGGCGCGCCGCGCCTCCCGGCCTAGTAGGAGAAGGGGTACTTCCTGCCGTCCTTTTCGTATTTTTTCTGCTTGTCGAAGTTGAAGCGGTTCAGGCTGCTTCTCGTCGAGCGGTTCGTTCTGTCCCGTTGCAGGAACATGACGGTCAGGGCTCCCGCCGCGAAAGAGATCAAACCCACTATGATGTTCGTGACCATGACAACCTCGGGGAATGCGTCTTGTTGATCATATGTGAAGCTCTCGCGTGTAATGCGTCAAAGAAGTCCAATATACCCGCGGCAAAAGTCCGTTTCAATGAAAATCGGATTTTTCCTTTCGGGGACCGCGCCGGGCCAAAAGGGCGCGCTTCCCGCCCCTGGCGGCCCGGGCCGAACTCGGGTAGGTTCTGTGCATGCTGGTACTCAAATGCGCGGACTGCCGCCGCAAGCTGTGGAAGTATTACAAGATCGGCCAGGGCGAGGTGCACCGCTGCCACAAGGACCGGATTCGGAAGGTCTGGAACATGGAGGAGCGGGACGGCAAGGTCTACTGCCCCTGCGGGCGGGCCGTGGGCATCGACCGGGGCACCTACTACACCATGGACAAGAAGGCTTTTACCTATAAAGGCACCAAGACCAACAACTGACGACCGGCTTTCTTGATCTGGACTCGTCGCCGGATAGTGGCTACTTGAGAGTCATGTCCAAATCCATGAAGAACTTTCTGACCCTGGTCGGGGTCATCGTCATCGGGGCGTTTCTCGTCTTCGTTTACGACTGCATCGCCGGGCTGGCCGATTTCGCCGGGCGCATCCGGCCCGAGTTCACGCCCTTTGTCTTCTGGGGGCTGGCCCTGCCCACGGCGGCCACGCTTCTCTGGTGGGTGGTCATGGCCCTGATGCGGCCCAAGCCGATCATGGTTCACGCCAACCCCACGGAGGAGGAACTGGCCGGATTCAGGCAACAGCTGGTGAAGCGGCTGACGCGGAACAAAATCCTCAAGGACAACGGCGTTGCCGTGCGGGACGAGTCCGGCCTGGACATGGGGCTGATGGTCCTTCGGGACCGGGCGGACGAGGAAATCCGGTCCACTGCCAAGCGGGTCTTCATCGGCACGGCGGTCTCCCAGAACGGGCGGCTGGACGCGCTGGTGGTCCTGTACCTGATAACCCGGCTGGTCTGGCGCATCTCCAAGCTCTACGACCAACGCCCCCACCACCGGGAGCTGATCAACCTGTATGCCAACATCGCGGCCACCGCGTTCCTGGCGGGCTCCCTCGACGAGTTCGGCATCGAGGACACCATCCACGAACTGATCGGTCCGCTCATGGCCGGGTCCGCCCTGGGTGCGGTGCCCGGGGCCGAGGCCGTGGCCGGGACCATCACCGCCTCCATCCTGACCGGGTCCACCAACGCGCTGCTGGCCATGCGGTGCGGCATCGTGGCCCGCAACTACATGAGCCTCGACCTGAACACCAAGGGCCAGATGCGGCGCAGCGCCACCCTGGAAGCGGCCCGGATGTTCATGACCATTTCCGGCGAGACCGTGAGCAAGGTCACCCGGCTGCTGGTCAGGAGTTCGTCCAGCGCGGCCAAAAAGAACGCCCGGCGGGTGGCCAGGTCCGTGGTCGACTCCGTGGCGGGTGCCGCCGGGTCCGTGGGCAAGGGGGCCAAGAAGGCCACCGGCGGCGTGACCGGTTCCGCCAAGACCGTGGGCCGGGGCGTCACCGATAAGGCCAAATCCGTGGTCTCCGGCGTGGACCGGGCCGCAGACAGGCTGGCGGTCAAGATCAAGGATTCGGCCCGCAAGGTGGAAAAAGCGGCCAAGGACCTCAGCCCGGCCCTGAAAAAGGCCGAGGCCCGAGTGGACAAGGTCACCGGAAAGGTCGCCTCCCTCCTCCGCACCGTGCGTAAGTCCAAGTCACAAAAAAAAGACCCTGACCGGCCCGAATAAAAGACTTCCCCGTCTTCACCCCACCCAGCCAAAGGCTTGTGAGAGTGGTGCAGCCGTGCATTTTCTCCGGCGCAGACGGCCCGCAGTCGTAGCCTGGCTACGGCGAGGACCCGGCAAGCCGGAAAAATGCGCGGATGCGCCGCTATCGCAAGCCGAGACTACAAAACGCGGCGGGCGCCGAGATAATGCTCGTACCAGTACGGTGAATTCAGGCTGGATTCCATGACCTGCTTGCCGGAGCTGGGGGCGTGCACGAACGTGCCCCGGTCGGTGACCACGCCGCCGTGCAGGGATTTGCCCTTCTTGTCGATCCTGAAGAAGATCAGGTCGCCGGGGAGGATGTCCTTGCGTTTGACGGGAGAGCCCGCCCCGAACTGCTGCCAGGAGACGCGCGGCAGATTGACGCCGCTTTGATGGTACACGAACCAGATGAACCCGGAGCAGTCGAAGCCGGTGTCGGGCCGGTAGCCGCCCCATTTGTATGGGTAGCCGACCAGGGCGCGGGCCGTGCGGATGACCTTGGCGGCCTTTGGCGAGGCGGGACGGGCCCGGACCTGTTCGGCGGGCGGCGGGGCGGATGGGGTCTTGGCGGCGCACCCGGCCAGAACGCCCACGGCGAGCGCCAGACAGAGGGCGAGCAGGAACGGGCGGCAAGCAGTCAGTCTTTCAACCGTCGAGCCGCCCATGCCTGATTACCGCTTGATCTTGAGGTAGGACTTGACGCTGCGCACGCCCTTGGTCTTGTTGGCGTAGTCGATGATCTTCTCGCGCTCGTTCATGGAGCCGACAATGCCCAACAGGATGACGTTGCACTGGACGGTCTTGATTTCGATGTTGGTGGACCAGACGTCGCCGTCGGCCACCAGGTCCTTCTTGAGGCGTCCGTAAATCTCCAGGTTGTCCGTGGTGCCGCAGTGGTCGTTGGGATTCTTGGGCAGCAGGTAGGTGGTCACCGTGCGCACGCCCTTGACCTTCTTGGCGATGGCCACGGCCCGGTCCACCTGGGCGCGGCTCTCGTATTCGCCGACGATGTAGACGTGGCCCTCGTAGCTGGACGCGTCATAGTCCAGGTACTTGACCGTGTCGTCGGCCAGGAAGTCCTTTTCGATCTGGAAGGTGATCGCCTCGTCGTCCACGTAGGAGCTGACGGACCGCTCCTCCACCGCAACGTTGTACACCGTGCAGCCCGAAACCTGGAGCATCAGCCCCAGGAGGGCCAGAAGCAACAGAAAAGAATGTAAATGGCGCATTGCAGCCTCCTTGGGTTCTCTAGACAAAGTCTACATACAGAGTTTCCGCATTCCCTGCAAGACGGGCCATTGTTAAGAAACGTGAATGATTGCCAAAACAGGATTCCCCCGGCCGTCGGAACCGTCTTTATTCGTACAACAACCCCAGCGCCTGTTTCAGGGCGTCGGGCGGAATTTCCCATTTGTTGGTCCATGGCGGGGGCAGGGACAAGGCCTTTTCCCGGACGAGCATGGCGTAGCAGTGCAGGCGCATGGGGCCGCGCGCCTGGTCCCTGCCGTATTTCCCGTCTCCGATGACGGGATGGTTGCGCGAGGCGAGCTGCACCCGGATCTGGTGCGTGCGGCCGGTGATGAGGCGCACGGCCAGCAGGGAGTTCTGCCGGTCGGACACGAGGCAGGTGACACGGGCCAGGGCGGTTTTGCCGGACCCGGGCCGCACCCTTTCCGCGCCGGGCGCGCCGCTCTTTTCGAGTCGGTCCTCAAGCAGGGTCTCATCGGGGTCGGACCACCGGCCCTTGACCCAGGCGAGGTAGAGCTTGCCGACGGAGCCCGACGCGAACAGGTCGTTCAGCCCGCGCAGGGTCTCGTAGTTCTTGGCGGCCAGGAGCAGGCCCGAGGTGTCGCGGTCCAGCCGGTGGGCCAGGGTGGGCATGAAGTCGGCGTCAGCAAAGATCGCCTTCAGCCG belongs to Pseudodesulfovibrio portus and includes:
- the groL gene encoding chaperonin GroEL (60 kDa chaperone family; promotes refolding of misfolded polypeptides especially under stressful conditions; forms two stacked rings of heptamers to form a barrel-shaped 14mer; ends can be capped by GroES; misfolded proteins enter the barrel where they are refolded when GroES binds): MAKNIDYKAVAREGMQRGVNILADAVKVTLGPKGRNVMLEKTWGAPQVTKDGVTVAEKIDLEDKLENMGAQMVKEVASKTNDIAGDGTTTATILAQAIFNEGVKLLAAGRNPMSIKRGIDKAVEAVVEELDAMAKPIKKTSEIAQIGAISANNDATIGAILAEAVDKVGDNGVITVEESQGLDTVLDVVEGMQWDQGYLSPYFINDQDKQAAVFEDPFILLAENKISSIKPLVPILEAVAKAGRPLLIIAETVENDALAGLTINAMRGALKVCAVKAPGFGDRRKDMIRDIAVMTGATPVSDDTAVTLESIQPKDFGSAKKVVIDKNNTLIVDGAGDKKAIELRCNEINNMVNASTSDYDREKLQERLAKMVGGVAVVKVGAPTEIEMKERKDRVEDALNATRAAVDEGIVPGGGTALVRAGKALAKLQGANDTEQAGIDIIARAIEEPLKQIANNCGLEGTVIVEKVKALKGNNGFNAASGEFTDLVKEGVIDPKKVTRIALQNAASVSSMLLTTECAISEYEPETE
- a CDS encoding co-chaperone GroES, with protein sequence MGLKPLHDRVIVQRKEEEEKTAGGIYIPDSAKEKPQNGVVMAAGPECKTVKDGDIVLFAKYAGSEFSMDGDELIIMREDDILGVFA
- a CDS encoding alpha,alpha-trehalose-phosphate synthase (UDP-forming), producing the protein MKRLVVVSNRLPAALKHEDGRWTVKQGAGGLVTAMAPVLRNRGGVWIGWSGAAEPDVDVEGLLSDFSAEAGYELCTVPLTRQEVDDYYYGFSNEIIWPLFHDLQSRCRFHPRYWRAYLDVNFKFAEVVARRTTSDDYLWIQDYHLMHQAFFLKSMGVKRNTGFFLHIPFPTPDIFMKLPWRWKVIQALTEYDLLGFQTMQDRRNFVRCLRRLMPETRVEGRGAAVTVRLGNRSFRLGAFPISIDYNQFSELAGREDVARKAFELKEALRHRKIILGVDRLDYTKGIPERIRSIQTLLKRYPDLKGRVNFVQIAVPSREEVGEYKDLRQEIEQLVGRVNGEFSIPGWVPVHYHYRNLPVDELVAYYAAADIALVTPLRDGMNLVAKEYCACNNSEDGVLVLSEFAGAAAQLQRNAYLVNPYDMDGIAKALHRALHWDRDERHSSMSKLRDQVRRNNIFWWVDSFLQAGIAKTLGDFPEVETVRFERA
- a CDS encoding YcjF family protein gives rise to the protein MSKSMKNFLTLVGVIVIGAFLVFVYDCIAGLADFAGRIRPEFTPFVFWGLALPTAATLLWWVVMALMRPKPIMVHANPTEEELAGFRQQLVKRLTRNKILKDNGVAVRDESGLDMGLMVLRDRADEEIRSTAKRVFIGTAVSQNGRLDALVVLYLITRLVWRISKLYDQRPHHRELINLYANIAATAFLAGSLDEFGIEDTIHELIGPLMAGSALGAVPGAEAVAGTITASILTGSTNALLAMRCGIVARNYMSLDLNTKGQMRRSATLEAARMFMTISGETVSKVTRLLVRSSSSAAKKNARRVARSVVDSVAGAAGSVGKGAKKATGGVTGSAKTVGRGVTDKAKSVVSGVDRAADRLAVKIKDSARKVEKAAKDLSPALKKAEARVDKVTGKVASLLRTVRKSKSQKKDPDRPE
- a CDS encoding C40 family peptidase — encoded protein: MGGSTVERLTACRPFLLALCLALAVGVLAGCAAKTPSAPPPAEQVRARPASPKAAKVIRTARALVGYPYKWGGYRPDTGFDCSGFIWFVYHQSGVNLPRVSWQQFGAGSPVKRKDILPGDLIFFRIDKKGKSLHGGVVTDRGTFVHAPSSGKQVMESSLNSPYWYEHYLGARRVL
- a CDS encoding BON domain-containing protein yields the protein MRHLHSFLLLLALLGLMLQVSGCTVYNVAVEERSVSSYVDDEAITFQIEKDFLADDTVKYLDYDASSYEGHVYIVGEYESRAQVDRAVAIAKKVKGVRTVTTYLLPKNPNDHCGTTDNLEIYGRLKKDLVADGDVWSTNIEIKTVQCNVILLGIVGSMNEREKIIDYANKTKGVRSVKSYLKIKR
- a CDS encoding RluA family pseudouridine synthase codes for the protein MPKAQFVIVTPAESGQKLLQFLERRLTGDVPRSAIQKWIRKGQVRVDKGRKKPFDRITAGQEVRIPPYTPGEADAVAITGTTGSLVTVYEDDDILAIAKPAGLAVHGGDKVTDSVAARLKAIFADADFMPTLAHRLDRDTSGLLLAAKNYETLRGLNDLFASGSVGKLYLAWVKGRWSDPDETLLEDRLEKSGAPGAERVRPGSGKTALARVTCLVSDRQNSLLAVRLITGRTHQIRVQLASRNHPVIGDGKYGRDQARGPMRLHCYAMLVREKALSLPPPWTNKWEIPPDALKQALGLLYE